A DNA window from Janibacter sp. A1S7 contains the following coding sequences:
- a CDS encoding enoyl-CoA hydratase/isomerase family protein: MSPTPTTNTVPVGVTVEGHIGLIEVQSPPANYFDLEVLRRIAEVGDELATNGARAIVLASQGKHFCAGLNFGADGGLDERARHAREVYTAAAQIFRIPVPVVAAVQGAAVGGGLGLACAADFRVAAPSSRFHANFASLGFHQGFGLSVSLPRIVGDQVASHMLLTAERVTGEQARSTGLADVLVADGDDANASVRAGAVELAQTIAGRAPLAVRSIRRTLREGLADAVTEILEHEIAEQIALWKTEDCAEGIAANLERRTAQFSAR, encoded by the coding sequence ATGAGTCCCACACCAACCACCAACACCGTGCCGGTGGGAGTCACCGTTGAGGGCCACATCGGCCTCATCGAGGTCCAGAGTCCGCCGGCGAACTACTTCGACCTGGAGGTCCTGCGTCGCATCGCCGAGGTCGGCGACGAGCTGGCCACGAACGGAGCTCGGGCGATCGTGCTCGCGTCCCAGGGAAAGCACTTCTGTGCCGGACTGAACTTCGGGGCGGACGGCGGACTCGACGAGCGTGCCCGCCACGCCCGTGAGGTGTACACGGCTGCAGCGCAGATCTTCCGCATCCCGGTACCGGTGGTCGCGGCGGTGCAAGGGGCCGCTGTCGGCGGTGGTCTGGGACTGGCCTGTGCCGCAGACTTCCGGGTGGCGGCGCCTTCGTCACGCTTCCACGCGAACTTCGCGTCGTTGGGGTTCCACCAGGGCTTCGGGCTGAGTGTGTCGCTCCCGCGCATCGTCGGCGATCAGGTCGCGAGCCACATGCTGCTGACGGCGGAGCGGGTCACGGGGGAGCAGGCTCGGTCCACTGGCCTGGCCGACGTGCTCGTCGCCGACGGTGACGACGCCAACGCCTCCGTGCGGGCAGGCGCCGTTGAGCTGGCGCAGACGATCGCAGGGCGTGCGCCGTTGGCCGTCCGCTCTATCCGCAGGACACTGCGAGAGGGCCTGGCCGACGCCGTCACCGAGATCCTCGAGCACGAGATCGCCGAGCAGATCGCCCTGTGGAAGACCGAGGACTGCGCTGAGGGGATTGCCGCCAACCTCGAGCGGCGGACGGCACAGTTCTCCGCGCGCTGA
- a CDS encoding alcohol dehydrogenase catalytic domain-containing protein — protein MRIRGAVLDRIGDPSPFAGSTPIRVTDLDLDLDGPGPTEVLVRVEAAGVCHSDLSVVDGSRPRPVPMLLGHEAAGRVVTVGSQVGGVTPGQRVVMTFQPRCGDCVGCASGGLAPCRPGSQANGAGVPLAGGSRLRSERGEVAHHLGVSGFATHAVVDHRSLVPVDDDVPPAVATVLGCAVLTGGGAVLNVATPAPGSSVAVVGLGGVGLAAAMTALALDDVRVIGVDPLRSKLAVARDLGIHETFTPDEAAARGVKADAVIEAVGRGSVFAAALDLTAPGGRTVTVGLPRADDLVEVSPLALVAEGRSIVGSYLGSAVPSRDIPRYVEMWRAGRLPVERLISSTIALEDINRAMDLLASGTELRQLITFDDEGC, from the coding sequence GTGAGGATACGAGGAGCCGTACTCGACCGCATCGGCGACCCGTCGCCCTTCGCCGGATCCACCCCGATCAGGGTCACCGACCTGGACCTGGACCTGGACGGGCCGGGACCGACGGAGGTGCTCGTCCGGGTGGAGGCGGCCGGTGTCTGCCACTCCGACCTGTCGGTCGTGGACGGAAGCCGGCCACGACCGGTACCGATGTTGCTGGGCCACGAAGCCGCCGGCCGCGTGGTTACCGTGGGGTCCCAAGTCGGCGGGGTGACGCCTGGACAGCGGGTGGTCATGACCTTCCAGCCCCGGTGTGGGGACTGTGTCGGCTGCGCCAGTGGCGGTCTGGCTCCGTGCCGCCCCGGTAGCCAGGCCAACGGAGCAGGCGTGCCCCTGGCGGGTGGTAGCCGATTGCGCTCAGAGAGGGGGGAGGTGGCCCACCACCTCGGCGTCTCCGGCTTCGCCACGCACGCTGTTGTCGACCACCGCTCCCTCGTCCCTGTCGACGACGACGTCCCACCCGCCGTTGCCACCGTGCTCGGTTGCGCTGTGCTGACGGGTGGAGGTGCAGTGCTCAACGTCGCGACACCGGCCCCGGGCTCGAGTGTCGCGGTAGTCGGTCTCGGCGGTGTGGGTCTCGCTGCAGCCATGACGGCGCTCGCCCTCGACGACGTGCGGGTCATCGGCGTCGACCCTCTGAGGAGCAAGCTCGCCGTGGCGCGTGATCTCGGAATCCACGAGACGTTCACGCCGGACGAGGCCGCAGCGCGTGGGGTGAAGGCAGACGCAGTCATCGAGGCCGTCGGGCGGGGTTCGGTCTTCGCCGCTGCGCTGGATCTGACTGCCCCGGGCGGCCGGACAGTCACCGTGGGACTGCCTAGAGCCGACGACCTGGTTGAGGTCTCGCCGCTCGCGCTCGTCGCCGAGGGGCGCTCCATCGTCGGCAGCTACCTCGGCTCGGCCGTCCCATCCCGCGACATCCCGAGGTATGTGGAGATGTGGCGGGCGGGTCGCCTGCCGGTGGAGCGGCTCATCAGCTCGACCATCGCGCTCGAGGACATCAATCGCGCGATGGACCTCCTAGCCAGCGGAACCGAGCTGCGCCAGCTCATCACCTTCGACGACGAGGGCTGCTGA
- a CDS encoding acyl-CoA dehydrogenase family protein: protein MRLEATELTRIERDLQDEVRSWLDQRLPEGSYPLGLGMAGAVDPEFSRDLGGRGWLGMSLPTEYGGHGRTAVDRLVVVEALLAKGAPVGYHWIADRQSGPSIAANGTDFQKQQILPGIARGELSFSIGMSEPDSGSDLASVRTRAEKVDGGWLVNGAKIWTTGAYTATHILSLFRTSEDRHNGLTQFIVDRHAPGLTVSPIEFIDGSKDFCELSFVDVFIDDTWRLGLVGAGWSQNTGELALERGGVDRWMSAMPVLERWAARESTGARESVASDLGSIAARCWAFRGMSLAVARMVDDGKSPVIEAALVKEMATRFEQECVEIVTRHLGRPPRQDSDDPEERLLATAVQVAPSWSIRGGTNEILRSVISKGLRTR from the coding sequence ATGAGACTCGAGGCGACGGAACTCACCCGCATTGAGCGCGACCTGCAGGACGAGGTGCGCTCCTGGTTGGACCAGCGACTGCCGGAGGGCTCTTACCCTCTCGGGCTGGGCATGGCCGGAGCCGTCGACCCGGAGTTCTCCCGCGATCTGGGCGGCCGGGGTTGGTTGGGCATGTCCCTGCCCACGGAGTACGGAGGTCATGGGCGGACGGCCGTGGATCGGCTCGTGGTGGTCGAGGCGCTGCTGGCGAAGGGCGCTCCGGTCGGCTACCACTGGATCGCCGACCGCCAGTCCGGGCCCAGCATCGCGGCCAACGGCACGGATTTCCAGAAGCAGCAGATCCTGCCCGGTATCGCCCGCGGCGAGTTGTCGTTCTCGATCGGGATGAGTGAGCCGGACTCGGGGTCCGACCTCGCCTCGGTGCGCACGCGCGCCGAGAAGGTCGACGGTGGGTGGCTCGTCAACGGCGCGAAGATCTGGACCACGGGTGCCTACACGGCCACCCACATCCTCTCGCTTTTTCGCACGTCGGAGGACCGCCACAACGGCCTCACGCAATTCATCGTCGATCGCCACGCCCCCGGCTTGACGGTGTCGCCGATCGAGTTCATCGACGGGTCCAAGGACTTCTGCGAGCTGTCCTTCGTGGACGTCTTCATCGATGACACATGGCGCTTGGGTTTGGTAGGTGCCGGCTGGTCGCAGAACACCGGTGAGCTCGCGCTCGAGCGCGGCGGGGTCGACCGCTGGATGAGCGCGATGCCCGTCCTCGAGCGGTGGGCTGCCCGTGAGTCCACGGGGGCGCGCGAGTCCGTCGCCTCCGATCTGGGCTCCATCGCGGCCCGGTGCTGGGCCTTCCGGGGGATGAGCCTGGCCGTGGCGAGGATGGTCGACGACGGCAAGTCGCCCGTCATCGAAGCCGCCCTCGTCAAGGAGATGGCGACGCGGTTCGAGCAGGAGTGCGTGGAGATCGTCACCCGTCACCTGGGACGCCCGCCGCGGCAGGACTCCGACGACCCCGAGGAGCGTCTGCTGGCGACAGCAGTACAGGTGGCTCCCTCGTGGTCCATCCGCGGAGGTACGAACGAAATCCTGCGATCGGTCATCTCGAAGGGATTGAGGACACGATGA
- a CDS encoding acyl-CoA dehydrogenase family protein: MSATDERSLVAPDPEIVELLTDFFAREVTPEVVDAAERAGALPRELWERAEAVEIPWIGIAEEHGGVGGTSADAVAMLQLAGHRATPLPLLEHHVAVTLLGRAGVEPVAGPLTLAGASTHEPVPQVVDGVLSGEIQAVPWAGEAAGVVVLTTDQTGRDVVVLVRREDYTVAAATDMAGIPGPRVRVDSPSGIVGELVGGAAPLRRHAEVMRSAVLAGLTQRLYDITARYVSERRQFGKPVGSFQSVQVHVVGLAQAAAMSTLGVERAAGAVALGAGEFEVDAMTVVVEQNAARAAAAAHQAHGAIGMTREYPLQQVTRRVHSMLQVWAPSCDVQARVGRMVLASPSLSELVARHPEEGLPST; the protein is encoded by the coding sequence ATGAGCGCCACTGACGAGCGGAGCCTGGTCGCCCCCGACCCGGAGATCGTCGAGCTCCTGACCGACTTCTTCGCCCGTGAGGTCACGCCGGAGGTCGTCGATGCGGCCGAGCGCGCTGGTGCCCTCCCGCGGGAGCTGTGGGAACGGGCCGAGGCGGTCGAGATCCCGTGGATCGGGATCGCCGAGGAGCACGGTGGCGTCGGCGGGACCTCCGCGGACGCTGTCGCGATGCTCCAGCTCGCCGGCCACCGGGCCACGCCACTCCCACTGCTCGAGCACCACGTGGCCGTGACCCTGCTGGGGCGCGCGGGAGTGGAACCGGTGGCGGGCCCCCTGACCTTGGCGGGCGCCTCGACCCACGAACCGGTGCCCCAAGTGGTCGACGGCGTCCTCTCCGGCGAGATCCAGGCCGTCCCGTGGGCCGGTGAGGCGGCCGGGGTCGTCGTGCTGACGACCGACCAGACGGGCCGTGACGTCGTGGTGCTGGTGCGCCGCGAGGACTACACCGTTGCCGCTGCGACGGACATGGCCGGAATTCCGGGGCCCCGCGTGCGGGTCGACAGTCCGTCCGGCATCGTCGGGGAGCTGGTCGGCGGTGCCGCGCCGCTGCGACGCCACGCCGAGGTCATGCGATCAGCCGTCCTCGCCGGGCTGACCCAACGCCTGTACGACATCACCGCACGGTACGTCTCTGAGCGCCGCCAGTTCGGCAAGCCCGTGGGTTCCTTCCAGTCCGTCCAGGTGCACGTCGTGGGTCTGGCCCAGGCCGCCGCGATGTCGACACTGGGCGTGGAGCGCGCCGCCGGCGCCGTCGCGCTGGGTGCCGGCGAGTTCGAGGTTGACGCCATGACCGTCGTCGTCGAGCAGAACGCCGCCCGTGCGGCGGCGGCAGCCCATCAAGCGCACGGAGCGATCGGCATGACGCGGGAGTACCCGCTCCAGCAGGTGACCCGACGTGTGCACTCAATGCTGCAGGTGTGGGCCCCGTCGTGCGACGTCCAAGCGCGCGTCGGGCGGATGGTCCTCGCTTCCCCATCCCTATCAGAACTCGTTGCCCGTCACCCTGAGGAAGGACTTCCGTCCACATGA